Genomic window (Aquimarina sp. BL5):
GACCCTTCTGGCACGTCACCTGCTAATATCATTGCATTCTTTTCTTCATCAATAGAAAGAATTGTTCTTACTATTGCTTCTTTTCTTCCTTCTGTTTTTACACTTAAGGGGTATAAAAGTGCTGATTGCGGCAATTCTGAGGCTTTATCGCCTAAATATTTCTTGTACAAATCTAGCGCTGGTTGATTGTCTAGTTCAAATAATACATTGTTATCTGATTTTGTGATTACACGTTCTGGTCCAAAAGGAGTCCATCCTCCATATTGAGCACTTGTAATCTGTAAACTATCTCCATAAAAGCCAACTGCTACAATTTCTCCTTCTTTTGGATTTTCATTATATCCTACTAATGTTTTTTCGAACCTAGCATCATCTCCACATAATCCTCCCGTACAAGGTATATCTTTGTGTATCGCTTCTATCCCATCTATTAAAGCAGAGCCATTAACATAACTACCTTCACTAACAATAAAAATATGTTTCAGATTCTCTGAAGGTAATTGATCTGCCAATTTTTTTCCAGCTTCAAAAGCATCTTTCTGAGTATCCAAAATGTTTTGATGACCTAATTTAATTATACTATTTTCGAACTCTATGGCTGTTAAAGAAATAGTATCTTCCGTAACATTTGCTCCCAGAATTTCTCCTGCAGAAGAGCCTATTATCACTTCACTTTCATTAAACAAAGCCTTTATTTCGTCTAAAATGGGCTCTCTTTCTATAATAAATCGATTTCCAAATACTAATACCAATGGGTTTTTAAGCTTTTCATTAGATTTTTTAGTTGGTATCCAATTACCATTTTT
Coding sequences:
- a CDS encoding FIST signal transduction protein, coding for MKIQQYQRNKNGNWIPTKKSNEKLKNPLVLVFGNRFIIEREPILDEIKALFNESEVIIGSSAGEILGANVTEDTISLTAIEFENSIIKLGHQNILDTQKDAFEAGKKLADQLPSENLKHIFIVSEGSYVNGSALIDGIEAIHKDIPCTGGLCGDDARFEKTLVGYNENPKEGEIVAVGFYGDSLQITSAQYGGWTPFGPERVITKSDNNVLFELDNQPALDLYKKYLGDKASELPQSALLYPLSVKTEGRKEAIVRTILSIDEEKNAMILAGDVPEGSVVQLMMANIDKIADGASKAAEIAMESRDKDPQLALLVSCIGRKLVMDQRVEEEIEEVIEEVGENAVITGFYSYGELAPFSNSTRCELHNQTMTLTLLSE